TCCATATCAATCACCCACTTATGGCAAGAGGATCAGGGCTTTCGCAAAACAAAGATTTTAAATGAAGCCATCGCAGCCGCGCACGGCAGCTATCTCATTTTCTTGGATGGTGATTGCATTGTGCAGCCAGACTTTGTTGCAAACCACCGAGCTCTCGCTCAAAAGAATTATTTGGTTACCGGTAGTCGCGTCTTACTCAATGAGACACTCACCAAAGAATTGCTTTCTTGGCCCACATGGGATTTTGCGCGCTTTTGCTCAAACCTCATAGGCAAGCGTTTGAACGGTGGAATTAATAAATACTGGCCGCTCAAAATCAAACTAGGCAATGACTCATGGCGTGATTACAAGAAGTTTGTCTGGCGCCGCATTAAAGGCTGCAATATGGCCTGTTGGAAAGCTGATGCTGAAAGTATTAACGGCTTTGATGAAAGTATGACTGGCTGGGGTCATGAGGACGCTGATTTTGTATTTCGTTTACAACGTCATCAAATCAAACGCAAATCAGGCTCATGGTCAACAGAAGTACTGCATCTCTTTCATAAAATCCACGATCAGAGCAATGCCGCCGAAAATGCCCGTCGCGTGCGCGAAAAGATTCTAGCTAAAGCTATCTAAACCATTGAACACATCCAAAATGAGTTCTAATTCCACACTCAAGCCAAAAAAAGTATTGTTTATTGCTACTCGGCAAATTGGCGATGTACTGATTACCACCCCGCTCATTAGCAAAGCCCGAGAGCTTTGGCCGGATGCTGAGTTTCACTTTTTAGGTTATCGCGGCAAAGTTGATATGTTGCACGGCAATCCCGATATCAGCGAAATCATCGAAACATCAGATCGCCCCGGCTTTGGTGAATATCTCTCACTCTTTAACCGCCTGTTTCAGCGCTATGACTTAGCTGTCGTGACACAGCCCAGTGACCGCGCATACATCTACGGCTTGGTGGCTGCCTTTAGAAGGGTTGGCGTGCTGGGCGGGCACCCTCAGGGCAAGGATGCTGAGGATAAAAGCAAAAGACATAAGAGTGATAAGCAAAATGCCTGGAAGAAATTCATCTGCATGCATACCGTAGATGTTGATTACTTTAAGCAACATGTCATAACTGAAAAACTGCGCTTGTTAGAGGCTTTCTTTAGAAGCCCTGCAGAACTATTTAGCAAACCCACATCCGTTACACCCCCTGCTGGTGAGCCCCTAACCCCGCAGATAACCAATGCACTGAATCAACCTTACGTGGTTATTCATCCAGGACCATTGACCGCTTATAAACGCTGGCCTTTAGCACATTGGCAACAACTCATTACCTGGCTAGTTAAAGCTGGTTACCAAGTTGTATTAAGCGCATCCCCGGCAAAACAAGACGTGCAATTGAATCGCGATATTATTTCTTTGTTAAACGATGAAACACGCGACAAAGTCATTGATGCCGCCGGAAAACTTTCTATCCCGCAGGCAGGCACTCTATTGCGCAGTGCGGCGCTGTATATCGGAGTAGACACCTCCATTACCCATTTGGCAGCAGCTTGCAACATTCCGACCATTACCCTGTTTGGAGCAACTCCGCCAACGAATTTTGGCCCGTGGCCTAATGGTTTTGTAGGCAAACAACCCTATCAATTACGGGCCCGCACTCAAACTGTAGGCAACGTCACGATTCTGCAAGGCCCAGGAGAATGCGTACCTTGTCGCAAGGCAGGCTGTCTTGATAAAGCCGATAGTAATAGTGAGTGCTTAGATCTTTTAGAGCCGAGCCAAGTGATCGCTGCGGTTGAAAAGGTTTTGCAAGGCTAATTTTGCCGCACTAATTTAGTGGTACTGAACCTGTACAGGATCTTTTTGTTTGGAAGCCAGAATCTGATTAAGGCTTTGTAAGCAAGCATCATCTGGATAGATGCGCAACTCTTCAGGAAACTGCATTAAGCAAGCCCCACCACTAGTGGTTACAGCAGCGGTAAGCATCAAACCTTTGACACCATCATTTGAGCCAGGTGTTGGCGGGGTTGGAGCACCGAATTTCGGGTCACGCACACGATTAGCCATCAAATACGGGCCTATTTGGCTGCGGAGCATTTTCAAATCAATGGCTGAATCAATACATACGTGAACGTTACGTGCAAAACGCATACGAGCCCCCGTTATATCCATCACGGCCTCGGATACAACCCGCATACCACCCGAGAATTTATCTGGCGTAACGCTTACCTTTGCAACCAACAACTCATCCTCTTTGAGCCATGAGCGATTTGGCTCATAAACTTCACTATATAAAGTGACTTCGATTGCAGCAGTACCATCATCGATGGTAGCAATCATCATACGGCCACGCTGACCAGTCAACATACGAGCCGAAGTAATAATGCCGGCAATCAACTGATCTTTACCTTCGGTTACTTTTGATAATGGCTGACGAATAAAGTGTGATGTCTCTTCACGATAAGCATCAAACATATGTCCCGTTAAGCAAAGACCTAAAGCAGTCTTTTCTTCTTGCAGACGTTTCTTCTCAGACCAGATTGGCTCACGTACCAATTCTGGGAGATGGCGATTTTCTTCGCCAGCTACATCAAATAAGCTCACTTGATGAATCGAGGCTTCCGCTTGTTCTGCAGCCTCAATCGCTCTAGCCAAAGAGGCGAGCAATGTTGAGCGAATGTCGTATAAATTTCCACCAGCCGGCACTGAATCACGGTACAAGCTATCAAATGCTCCGGCGCGCATCAAAGCTTCAATAGCGCGACGATTAACTTGACGCCGATCTACGCGGGCGCAGAAATCAAAGAGGTCTTTAAAGGGTCCACCCTCTTCACGCGCTTTAACGATGACCTCAATTGCAGCCTCGCCCGTACCTCTAACCGCACCTAATCCATAGCGGATATGGCTAATGGGTGAATCAGGCGCTGCATCCGGTGCGCGCAATGGTGTGAACTCATACACGCCCGTGTTGATATCAGGCGAGAAAACACGAATATTATTTGCCAAGCAATCGTCATACAGAATCTTCACCTTATCGGTGTCATCCATGGCGAGCGATAAGTTGGCCGCCATAAATTCTGCAGGGTAATAGGCCTTCAACCAGGCGGTTTGATACGCCAAGAGTGCATAAGCAGCAGCATGGGATTTATTAAATCCGTAACCTGCAAAGCGCTCCATCAAGTCATAGATCTCGTTTGCCTTGCCTTCAGAAATTCCGCCCGCTTTTGCACCATCACTAAAGATCTTGCGATGCTGCGCCATCTCTTCTGGTTTTTTCTTGCCCATCGCACGACGCAACATATCGGCGCCACCTAATGAGTAGCCGCCAATCATCTGAGCCATCTGCATCACCTGCTCTTGATACACCATGATGCCGTAGGTCTCACGCAGAACAGGCTCAATACGAGGGTCTGGATACTCAACTTTTTGACGCCCATGTTTACGCTCAATAAAATCTGGGATCAAGTCCATTGGACCTGGGCGATACAAAGCCACCAAGGCAATAATGTCTTCAAAGCGGTCAGGCTTAGCCTCGCGAAGCATGCCTTGCATGCCGCGGCTTTCCAGCTGGAATACCGCGACTGTATTGGCACGCTTAAGAACATCAAAGGCTTTTTCATCATCAAGCGGAATTTCGCCGATATTCCAATCTCTGCGATCAGCATGCAAAGCTTTAATCCAACGCTCTGCTGCAGCCAAAATCGTTAAGGTGGTCAAGCCCAAGAAGTCGAACTTCACCAAACCAATTGCTTCAACATCGTCTTTATCGAACTGACTAATGACGGAGCTGCTGTCTTGGTCTTTGCTTTCTTGCGTGTAGAGCGGGCAAAAATCAGTGAGGCGACCCGGTGCGATCAATACACCACCAGCGTGCATACCCACGTTACGGGTCATGCCCTCGAGTTGCTGCGCCAAAGAAAGTAATTGACGCACTTCATCTTCATTCTTTTCGCGTTCAGCCAATTGCTTCTCTTCCTTTTTAGCCATTTCAATGGTCATGTATTGACCTGGCTTATTCGGGACTAACTTAGCAATGCCATCGACGAAGTTATAACCTTGCTCCAGTACGCGGCCAACGTCACGGATCGCCGCTCTGGCGGCCATTGTTCCAAAGGTAGCAATCTGACTTACCGCATCCTTGCCATACTTATCTTTTACGTACTGAATCACACGGTCACGACCATGCTGGCAAAAGTCGATATCAAAGTCGGGCATCGATACCCGCTCTGGATTCAAGAAGCGCTCAAAGAGTAAGTTGTAGCGCAGCGGATCCAAATCGGTAATGCCAAGTGAATATGCTACTAAGGAGCCCGCTCCAGATCCACGGCCAGGACCAACAGGTACGCCATTATTTTTAGCCCAGTTAATAAAGTCTGCAACGATCAAGAAGTAGCCCGGGAAGCCCATTTGAGCAATCGTCTTCACCTCAAACACCAAACGCTCTTGATAGCGCGTCATTTCCTTTTCACGCTCTTGGGGATCTGGAAAGTTGCGCTCCATGTGGCGCTTCAAACCGACCTCGGATTGCTGTAACAAATAGTCTTCTAAAGTAATACCAGGCGGTATTGGAAAATCTGGCAAACGTGGTTGACCTAAAACCAAAGAGAGGTTGCAACGCTTCGCAATTTCAACTGAGTTCACTAATGCCGCTGGCAAATCGGCAAAGCGCTTTTCCATCTCCTCTTGGGTGAGGAAATATTGCTCATCATTAAACTTTTTGGTACGGCGTGGGTTACCTAATAACTCACCTTCAGCGATACAAACTCGGGCTTCATGCGCCGTAAAGTCGCTTTTTTGCATAAATTGCACTGGGTGCGTTGCCACTACTGGTAAATCTAATTCGTTAGCAAGGTGACAAGCCAATTGCAGCTGCTTCTCATCTTGAGGATTGCCGCCACGCTGTACTTCTATATAAAAAGAATCTGGGAATAATTTTTCATAGCGTCTTGCAATAATCTTAGCTTGATCTTCTTGGCCTGCTAATAGCGCAGCGCCCACTTCACCCATGCGCGCACCAGAGAGCGCAATCAAACCATAGGATAAAGTGCGTTTAGCTGCTTTGTCTTCTGCTTTAGCAGCAGGCTCACTAAACCATGCTGAATCCACTTCAGCTCGACCACGCGATTGATTATCTAAAGATGCTCTACTGAGCAGCTCGCATAAATTGAGATAGCCCGAATGGTTTTGCACCAAGAGCAATAAACGGTGAGGTTGATCTGGATCTTGGGGATTGCTCACCCAAACATCAGCGCCAGCAATCGGCTTAATGCCGCTGGAACGGGCTGCAGTATAAAAACGCACTAAACCAAATAAATTACTTAAATCCGTAATGGCTAGGGCGCCCATTTCATCTTTAACGGCTGCGGCAACCGCATCATCAATGCGCACGACTCCATCCGTAATCGAAAACTCGGAATGAATGCGAAGATGTACAAAACGGGGTGAAGCCATGAGATGATTTTAGCTGTGTCCAAGCTCAAAAACCTTCCACCCCCAGCCGACGGCTATCGCGGGCGATTTGCTCCCTCGCCCACCGGCCCGCTTCACGCAGGATCCCTCGTTGCCGCCCTGGGGAGCTGGTTAGACGCCCGTAAAAATGGGGGTAAATGGCTGCTCAGAATCGAGGATTTAGACACCCCGCGATGCGTACCTGGGGCAGCCCAAGAAATTCAGTCCCAATTGCTTGCCTGCGGGCTTTCTTGGGATGAGGAGGTCGTTTATCAATCACAGCGACAAGCGGCCTACCAGCAGGCTTTAGAGCGCTTAAATCGGCTTTCTTGCCTCTATGCCTGCACCTGCTCTCGGCAAATGATTGCCAATACCCTGGCAAGCCGAGGAATTGAGACCCCCCGCAACCAAGAAATGGTCTATCCAGGCACCTGCCGCCCCGCCACCCTCATTAACAATTCCACTGAAACCCCGGGGGATTCCAAAAAAGCTTGGCGGATAGCCCTTCCCGAGAATTGCAACATTCATTTCGAGGATTTGGCGCTTGGTACCCAAAGCCAGAATCTCAATATAGAAGTCGGAGATTTTGTCCTGAGAAGAAATGATGGTCTATTTACCTACCAACTTGCTGTGGTGGTCGATGATTTTGAACAAGGTATTACACGGGTCGTGCGTGGCAAAGATTTGCTCAACAACACTGCAAGACAAATTTATCTCCAAGATAAATTAGGTTATTTAAGGCCGGAGTATTTGCATTTACCGCTCGTACTAGATGAGCATGGCGAAAAACTGAGTAAGCAAACCTTAGCAACACAGATCAATACAGAAGATGAACGGCATGCTCTGCTTGAATTACGCAAAGCAGCTATACATTTGGGGTTACAAGATTTGCCTGATGGGCAGAATGTCACTATTGCAGAGTGGCTACTAGCAGCCACTCATGCATGGCCTACTTTTTCTTAAAGCCGCCTAATAAAGCACCAACTGCAGGCTTAGCAGGCGTAATACCCACTTTTTTCTCTTCAGGCTTTGCTGATTGCGCTGATGCTGCAGGTGCTGAACCCGGCTCATAAGGCATATAGAAGAAGGGGTCAGACATTTTGGCTGGAGCGCTACTAGAGCCGCTAGATGATGGGCGACTTGCTGAGGGCGTACCTTCAGGCAAAGGCTTTACATCCAACTTACGCTTCATTAACTTTTCAATATCATCAAGCAAACGCTTCTCACTAGCATCCACCAAAGCAATCGCATCACCCTTGCTGCCTGCACGGCCAGTACGGCCGATACGGTGAATAAAGTCTTCTGCGTTGTAAGGTAATTCGTGATTAATCACGCAAGGCATATCTGGAATATCTAGACCGCGCGCAGCAACATCAGTTGCCACTAGCGCTTCGATTGCACCAGATTTGAAAGCATCCAAAGTTAAAGTGCGTTCACCCTGACTTTTATCTCCATGAATCGCGCCCGCTTTAATGCCATCACGCTCAAGGGCACGAGATAATTTTGCGCAACCCAAACGGCTGTTCGTAAAGATGATGCATTGACGTGATAAACCAGCACGTGTGCGAGCTTCCAATACTTTGACAATCGCGCGCTGCTTATCAGCAGAAGAAACCATGTGCACCACTTGCTTAACCGTATCGGCAGCAGCGTTTTGACGTGCTACTTCTACAGTTACTGGGGTGCGCAAATAACTTTGTGCGAGTTTTTTAATTTCTGGAGAAAAAGTTGCAGAGAACAACAAAGTTTGTCTTTGCGCAGGAATCAAATTGATGATGCGTTGCAGATCAGGCAAGAAACCCATGTCGAGCATACGGTCAGCTTCGTCCAACACCAAAATCTCCACCTGAGATAAGTTGGCAACCTTAGAGCCAATGTGATCGAGTAAACGTCCTGGGGTAGCAATCAGAATCTCTACGCCATTACGCAGGATCGCAACTTGTTCTTTCATATCCACACCGCCATACACAACCGCAGCGCGTAGATCCGTATGCTTGGAATAACTGGCAGCATTCTCAGCCACCTGCACCGCTAACTCGCGTGTAGGCGTTAAGACCAAGGCGCGGATAGGGTGGCGTGCCGGTGAAGCACTGTTACTAGCATGACGCAAAATCTTTTGAATGATCGGCAGTACAAATGCGGCAGTTTTACCTGTGCCGGTTTGTGCCGCACCCATCAAATCACTTCCCGCTAATACATGTGGAATTGATTGAGCTTGAATCGGGGTGGGAGTGTTATATCCCTGCTCAAGAACCGCTTTTTGAATTTTCGGATCTAGCCCAAAGTCAGCAAAAGTAATTGTGGCTGGAGCAGGAGCGCTAGCAGTGCTAGTTTCGCTAACAGCGTTGGGGGTAGCGACATCGCCAACCCCCGTAGAAGAATTTATTTCAGTAGCAGTATTTGTCAAGGTAACTTACATGATGGCGGCAATGCCGGCCTTAGCGGTCTCAGCATCTTCCGCAGATTTAACGCCGGAAACGCCGACTGCGCCGATGGTAAACCCGTTTACCTCGATATTGACGCCACCCTCCAACATGCCTGATACGTGCGGGGCAGATAAAAAAGCATGGCGACCATTATTAATAATTTCTTCGTAAACACGAGTCTCGCGTTTACCCATTGCAGCAGTGCGTGCCTTTTCTTGAGCAATATAAGCAGACAAAGGAGCACAACCATCGCGACGAATCAATCCCATCATATGACCACCATCATCACAAACGGCAATAGTCACTGCCAAATTATTTGTGGCGGCATGTTTGTTTGCTGCATCCAAAATCTTTTGAACATCAGCTTGAGTTAAGTAAGGTTTAGTAGCCAACATGTTTAATCTTTCTGTCTCGAATATGGTGTATTTGTTTCATGCACTTCTATATAAGTACTTGAATTATAAGGGGTGTAGCGCGATTCCTCATACAGAACCAGGCTCCACCCCGCCCTAACGCACCCCCATTACTGCCTGAGTGCGTCGTAAGTGCTTCTTATTTAAGGAACTCTTGGGCAGCAATGACGCCGCTAGCCTTGGGTTTATATCCCATAGAACCAAGGCTCATTTCCACCCCGCTTAAGGCAGCCATCAAGCTCAATTCATTGCAATCGCCTAAATGGCCAATGCGGAATGCCTTGCCTTTGATTTTGCCCAACCCAGTCCCGAGGGAAAGATTGAATTTCTCTAAAGCATGTTTACGCAACACATCAGCATCCATACCTTCTGGAGTTGCGATGCAAGTTAGCACTGGAGAGTAGCTATCTTTATCCTGACATTGAATCTCTAGACCCCATGCATTGACAGCTTCACGACAAGCCGCAGCCAAACGTTGGTGACGAGCAAAGATCGTATCCAAACCTTCGGTCGTCATCATATCGATTGCTTCATGTAAGCCGTACATCAGATTAGTGCTTGGTGTAGTTGGCCAGTAACCATTTTTATTAGACTCAAGAATTTCATCCCAAGCCCAATATGATTTATGGATTTTGTTATTTTTACTAGCTTCGATTGCGCGTGGTGACAGGGCGTTAAAACCAATGCCCGGCGGCAACATCAAGCCTTTTTGTGAGCCAGAGATCGTGACGTCTGCGCCCCACTTGTCATGCTCATAGTCCGCTGAACCCAAGCCAGACACGCTATCCACGAGCAATAAGGCTGGATGCTTTAAGGAATCAATTGCTTTACGAACGGCAGCAATGTTGGATGTCACGCCTGTAGAAGTTTCGTTATGAACAACACAAACTGCTTTGATTTCATGTTGCGTATCTTTGCGCAGACGCTCTTCAATCACAGAAGCATCTACACCCCAGCGCCAACTATCTTGTCCAGCTTTGCCAACTACTTCGACATCTAAACCAAGACGCTTAGCAAGAGCACGCCATAAGTTTGCAAACTGACCAGTCTCATAGAACAAGACTTTGTCACCAGGATTGAGAACGTTAACTAATGCGCCTTCCCAAGCACCCGTTCCAGAAGCGGAATAAATAATGACGGGTTGCTCAGTTTTAAAAATCTTTTTAATGCCATCCAGCACCTTGAGGCCAAATGCACCAAACTCTGGACCACGATGGTCAATGGTTTGATAGCTGATCGCGCGCAATACGCGTGGAGGCACAGGGCTTGGTCCAGGAATATGTAAAAAATGGCGTCCTGAAGCGTGGTTATCAAGTTTCAACATGCTTTGTCTCACTTTTAAAGTGTTTATAGGTAGTTATTTCTGGTACTAGTGTATGACAATTTTGTGGAAATTTCCATTTTGTATACAAATTATTAAAAATTAATCCAAAAATAAAGCCTAATTTAGGCTTTTAAAGGCTGTATTTATGACATAAGATGGGTTATTCTTATTTTTGTATACAAATTATTAAGCTCAAGGGTTGATCCATGACGGTACTAGAACAGCCAAATTCACAAAATTTGCATGAAGCCACTTTCGAGAAGCTCAGATCCCTTTTGGTCGAAGGCAAGATTGCGCCGGGCAGCAAACTCAATGAGCGTGAATTGGCTGAGAGCCTCAATGTGTCACGCACCCCCATTCGAGAAGCCATTCGCCGTTTAGCTGCTGAGGGTTTAGTGGAACTTATCGCCAACCGAGGCGCGATCGCAGTGCAACTTAGTCTTGACGATGTTTTAAATACTTTTGACGTGATTGCAGACCTAGAAGGTTTTTCTGGAGAATTGGCCGCCAACAATATTAGTGATGCCACCCTCTCTGAATTAGAAGCGCTTCAATATGAAATGATGGCTTCTTATGCTCGTCGTGATTTATCGAGTTACTACAAACTCAATTTACGCATTCATCACCTCATTAATCAAGCAGCCAACAATCCCGTTCTTTCAAAACTCTTTACCCAGGTCAATGCCCGTATTGAAGCACTACGCTTTCGTTCCAATCAGGATGGCGTTAAGTGGGAGAAGGCTGTAGAAGAGCATCAAGAAATGTTAGATGCCTTAAAGGCTCGTGATAGCGCCCGTATGCGCAAAATCATGATTCAACACGTCAGAAATAAACGTGATGTTGTTGCTCAGCTACTCAAATCAGAAATGTCTACGGAGACAGTGAAGTCATGAATAAGCCCTTAGACCTCAAAGAACTCATGGTGGACCAAGCCCAGCTAGCTAAGCGCTTGCGCCAGGAGACCTCTGGTGAAGTAATGGTCGATAGCGCCAGTTGCGGACGTTATGCAACCGATGCCTCAATCTACCAAGCGATGCCTGTTGCTGTTTTTGTACCGAAGACTGCGCAAGATATTGCAAGTGCCATTCAGATAGCTGCAGAACTGGGCGTTCCTGTCCTGCCTCGCGGAGGCGGCACTAGCCAATGCGGTCAAACTACTGGTGCAGCACTCGTTATTGATAACAC
The window above is part of the Polynucleobacter sp. AP-Kolm-20A-A1 genome. Proteins encoded here:
- a CDS encoding glycosyltransferase family 2 protein, which encodes MISILLATYNWPQALKLCLESLATQTDQQFEIIIADDGSTDSTEQVIESFKNSHSISITHLWQEDQGFRKTKILNEAIAAAHGSYLIFLDGDCIVQPDFVANHRALAQKNYLVTGSRVLLNETLTKELLSWPTWDFARFCSNLIGKRLNGGINKYWPLKIKLGNDSWRDYKKFVWRRIKGCNMACWKADAESINGFDESMTGWGHEDADFVFRLQRHQIKRKSGSWSTEVLHLFHKIHDQSNAAENARRVREKILAKAI
- a CDS encoding glycosyltransferase family 9 protein, which encodes MSSNSTLKPKKVLFIATRQIGDVLITTPLISKARELWPDAEFHFLGYRGKVDMLHGNPDISEIIETSDRPGFGEYLSLFNRLFQRYDLAVVTQPSDRAYIYGLVAAFRRVGVLGGHPQGKDAEDKSKRHKSDKQNAWKKFICMHTVDVDYFKQHVITEKLRLLEAFFRSPAELFSKPTSVTPPAGEPLTPQITNALNQPYVVIHPGPLTAYKRWPLAHWQQLITWLVKAGYQVVLSASPAKQDVQLNRDIISLLNDETRDKVIDAAGKLSIPQAGTLLRSAALYIGVDTSITHLAAACNIPTITLFGATPPTNFGPWPNGFVGKQPYQLRARTQTVGNVTILQGPGECVPCRKAGCLDKADSNSECLDLLEPSQVIAAVEKVLQG
- the dnaE gene encoding DNA polymerase III subunit alpha, whose translation is MASPRFVHLRIHSEFSITDGVVRIDDAVAAAVKDEMGALAITDLSNLFGLVRFYTAARSSGIKPIAGADVWVSNPQDPDQPHRLLLLVQNHSGYLNLCELLSRASLDNQSRGRAEVDSAWFSEPAAKAEDKAAKRTLSYGLIALSGARMGEVGAALLAGQEDQAKIIARRYEKLFPDSFYIEVQRGGNPQDEKQLQLACHLANELDLPVVATHPVQFMQKSDFTAHEARVCIAEGELLGNPRRTKKFNDEQYFLTQEEMEKRFADLPAALVNSVEIAKRCNLSLVLGQPRLPDFPIPPGITLEDYLLQQSEVGLKRHMERNFPDPQEREKEMTRYQERLVFEVKTIAQMGFPGYFLIVADFINWAKNNGVPVGPGRGSGAGSLVAYSLGITDLDPLRYNLLFERFLNPERVSMPDFDIDFCQHGRDRVIQYVKDKYGKDAVSQIATFGTMAARAAIRDVGRVLEQGYNFVDGIAKLVPNKPGQYMTIEMAKKEEKQLAEREKNEDEVRQLLSLAQQLEGMTRNVGMHAGGVLIAPGRLTDFCPLYTQESKDQDSSSVISQFDKDDVEAIGLVKFDFLGLTTLTILAAAERWIKALHADRRDWNIGEIPLDDEKAFDVLKRANTVAVFQLESRGMQGMLREAKPDRFEDIIALVALYRPGPMDLIPDFIERKHGRQKVEYPDPRIEPVLRETYGIMVYQEQVMQMAQMIGGYSLGGADMLRRAMGKKKPEEMAQHRKIFSDGAKAGGISEGKANEIYDLMERFAGYGFNKSHAAAYALLAYQTAWLKAYYPAEFMAANLSLAMDDTDKVKILYDDCLANNIRVFSPDINTGVYEFTPLRAPDAAPDSPISHIRYGLGAVRGTGEAAIEVIVKAREEGGPFKDLFDFCARVDRRQVNRRAIEALMRAGAFDSLYRDSVPAGGNLYDIRSTLLASLARAIEAAEQAEASIHQVSLFDVAGEENRHLPELVREPIWSEKKRLQEEKTALGLCLTGHMFDAYREETSHFIRQPLSKVTEGKDQLIAGIITSARMLTGQRGRMMIATIDDGTAAIEVTLYSEVYEPNRSWLKEDELLVAKVSVTPDKFSGGMRVVSEAVMDITGARMRFARNVHVCIDSAIDLKMLRSQIGPYLMANRVRDPKFGAPTPPTPGSNDGVKGLMLTAAVTTSGGACLMQFPEELRIYPDDACLQSLNQILASKQKDPVQVQYH
- the gluQRS gene encoding tRNA glutamyl-Q(34) synthetase GluQRS, whose product is MILAVSKLKNLPPPADGYRGRFAPSPTGPLHAGSLVAALGSWLDARKNGGKWLLRIEDLDTPRCVPGAAQEIQSQLLACGLSWDEEVVYQSQRQAAYQQALERLNRLSCLYACTCSRQMIANTLASRGIETPRNQEMVYPGTCRPATLINNSTETPGDSKKAWRIALPENCNIHFEDLALGTQSQNLNIEVGDFVLRRNDGLFTYQLAVVVDDFEQGITRVVRGKDLLNNTARQIYLQDKLGYLRPEYLHLPLVLDEHGEKLSKQTLATQINTEDERHALLELRKAAIHLGLQDLPDGQNVTIAEWLLAATHAWPTFS
- a CDS encoding DEAD/DEAH box helicase, which codes for MTNTATEINSSTGVGDVATPNAVSETSTASAPAPATITFADFGLDPKIQKAVLEQGYNTPTPIQAQSIPHVLAGSDLMGAAQTGTGKTAAFVLPIIQKILRHASNSASPARHPIRALVLTPTRELAVQVAENAASYSKHTDLRAAVVYGGVDMKEQVAILRNGVEILIATPGRLLDHIGSKVANLSQVEILVLDEADRMLDMGFLPDLQRIINLIPAQRQTLLFSATFSPEIKKLAQSYLRTPVTVEVARQNAAADTVKQVVHMVSSADKQRAIVKVLEARTRAGLSRQCIIFTNSRLGCAKLSRALERDGIKAGAIHGDKSQGERTLTLDAFKSGAIEALVATDVAARGLDIPDMPCVINHELPYNAEDFIHRIGRTGRAGSKGDAIALVDASEKRLLDDIEKLMKRKLDVKPLPEGTPSASRPSSSGSSSAPAKMSDPFFYMPYEPGSAPAASAQSAKPEEKKVGITPAKPAVGALLGGFKKK
- a CDS encoding heme-binding protein, which encodes MATKPYLTQADVQKILDAANKHAATNNLAVTIAVCDDGGHMMGLIRRDGCAPLSAYIAQEKARTAAMGKRETRVYEEIINNGRHAFLSAPHVSGMLEGGVNIEVNGFTIGAVGVSGVKSAEDAETAKAGIAAIM
- a CDS encoding alanine--glyoxylate aminotransferase family protein, with product MLKLDNHASGRHFLHIPGPSPVPPRVLRAISYQTIDHRGPEFGAFGLKVLDGIKKIFKTEQPVIIYSASGTGAWEGALVNVLNPGDKVLFYETGQFANLWRALAKRLGLDVEVVGKAGQDSWRWGVDASVIEERLRKDTQHEIKAVCVVHNETSTGVTSNIAAVRKAIDSLKHPALLLVDSVSGLGSADYEHDKWGADVTISGSQKGLMLPPGIGFNALSPRAIEASKNNKIHKSYWAWDEILESNKNGYWPTTPSTNLMYGLHEAIDMMTTEGLDTIFARHQRLAAACREAVNAWGLEIQCQDKDSYSPVLTCIATPEGMDADVLRKHALEKFNLSLGTGLGKIKGKAFRIGHLGDCNELSLMAALSGVEMSLGSMGYKPKASGVIAAQEFLK
- a CDS encoding GntR family transcriptional regulator → MTVLEQPNSQNLHEATFEKLRSLLVEGKIAPGSKLNERELAESLNVSRTPIREAIRRLAAEGLVELIANRGAIAVQLSLDDVLNTFDVIADLEGFSGELAANNISDATLSELEALQYEMMASYARRDLSSYYKLNLRIHHLINQAANNPVLSKLFTQVNARIEALRFRSNQDGVKWEKAVEEHQEMLDALKARDSARMRKIMIQHVRNKRDVVAQLLKSEMSTETVKS